A portion of the Collinsella aerofaciens genome contains these proteins:
- a CDS encoding histidine phosphatase family protein has product MVSAMGRARDACHASGGGHAPMMLVVGGAHSGKRTFVREKLGFAADDFVDAVQFAEGGVPAAFAGRVAYRAEELVRALDADRALERLIGFDVVILPLVGSGVVPMRAEDAQWRERAGRLGCALAARADVVVRMTCGMPQVIKGNLTDAPRRTQGAGASLEVVFVRHGATAGTEDHRYSGAGTDEPLSSAGERALDDLACDRDVFRVITSGMARTDQTARILFPNAELIACPGLREMDFGDFEGRNAAELKEDARYRAWVDSWCETRCPHGEGKSDFTRRVVAAFREACESERAQGGGRAVFVVHAGTVKALLSELAVPKMGYFDVHTEPGGAWAATWDGRCLRDVRPASGGDAQ; this is encoded by the coding sequence ATGGTTTCTGCAATGGGCCGAGCTCGCGATGCTTGCCATGCTAGTGGCGGGGGGCATGCTCCTATGATGCTCGTGGTAGGTGGCGCACATTCGGGGAAGAGGACCTTCGTGCGCGAAAAGCTCGGGTTCGCGGCAGACGATTTCGTCGACGCGGTGCAGTTTGCGGAGGGCGGCGTGCCCGCGGCTTTTGCCGGTCGCGTCGCGTACCGTGCAGAGGAACTCGTACGAGCGCTCGACGCTGACCGGGCGCTCGAGCGGCTGATCGGCTTCGACGTAGTGATTCTGCCCTTGGTCGGTTCGGGGGTCGTTCCCATGCGTGCGGAAGACGCCCAATGGCGCGAGCGCGCGGGGCGCCTGGGATGCGCGCTCGCTGCGCGCGCCGACGTCGTCGTGCGCATGACGTGTGGGATGCCCCAGGTCATCAAAGGAAACCTTACCGATGCGCCTCGAAGGACGCAGGGCGCGGGCGCGTCTTTGGAAGTCGTCTTCGTGCGCCATGGTGCCACGGCGGGCACGGAAGACCATCGCTACAGCGGGGCGGGCACCGACGAGCCCCTGTCGAGCGCGGGCGAGCGCGCTTTGGACGACCTCGCGTGCGATCGTGATGTGTTCCGTGTTATCACGAGCGGCATGGCCCGCACCGACCAGACGGCGCGCATCCTCTTCCCGAACGCTGAGCTTATAGCGTGCCCCGGTCTGCGCGAGATGGATTTCGGCGACTTCGAGGGGCGAAACGCCGCCGAGCTTAAAGAGGATGCGCGCTACCGCGCCTGGGTAGACTCCTGGTGCGAGACGCGCTGCCCGCATGGCGAGGGCAAGAGCGATTTCACCCGCCGTGTCGTCGCGGCGTTTCGGGAGGCGTGCGAATCGGAGCGCGCCCAGGGAGGTGGGCGCGCCGTCTTCGTCGTTCACGCTGGTACCGTGAAAGCGCTGCTCTCCGAGCTCGCTGTCCCGAAAATGGGATACTTCGACGTGCATACCGAGCCAGGCGGCGCATGGGCCGCCACCTGGGATGGACGCTGCCTTCGCGACGTTCGCCCCGCTTCGGGGGGCGATGCCCAGTGA